A region from the Bombyx mori chromosome 15, ASM3026992v2 genome encodes:
- the LOC101741815 gene encoding leucine-rich repeat-containing protein 57, giving the protein MGNAGLKQHYETASKTGVLQIADCKLKEIPIDVFSLCDVLRNLDLSKNKLSVLPDDLSKLKHLKQLNLDSNKLQALPESLINLKKLEVLNISNNFVQTLPVCLKNLNNLKQVYASNNKLQAFPKQILGLQSLDVLDLSHNKITEIPYGMSELYVIELNLSQNEISLIGEDLHQAPRLKILRLDENCLSLDEIKPSLLRDSKIHTVSVDGNLFEPKQLASLEGYNEYSERYTAMKKKMF; this is encoded by the coding sequence ATGGGGAACGCTGGTTTAAAACAACATTATGAAACTGCATCGAAAACTGGTGTATTGCAAATAGCTGATTGTAAGCTTAAAGAAATTCCCATCGACGTATTCAGTTTATGTGATGTGCTACGAAATCTAGATCTGTCAAAAAACAAACTTTCTGTTTTACCTGACGATTTAAGCAAATTAAAACACctgaaacaattaaatttagatAGTAATAAACTTCAAGCTTTACCTGAATCActcataaacttaaaaaaacttgaagttttaaatatatcaaaCAACTTTGTACAAACACTCCCAGTTTGTTTgaagaatttaaataatttaaaacaggtTTATGcaagcaataataaattacaggcTTTTCCGAAACAAATACTTGGATTACAGAGCTTAGATGTTTTAGATCTGTCACATAATAAGATTACAGAGATTCCATATGGAATGTCAGAATTATATGTGATAGAGTTAAATCTGAGTCAAAATGAAATATCTTTGATTGGAGAAGACTTACACCAAGCTCCAAGATTAAAGATATTGCGATTGGATGAGAACTGTTTGAGTTTGGATGAAATCAAACCAAGTTTGCTTCGAGATTCCAAGATACACACTGTTAGTGTAGATGGTAATTTATTTGAGCCTAAACAGTTAGCATCACTTGAGGGCTATAATGAATACAGTGAAAGATATACTGcaatgaagaaaaaaatgttttga